In one window of Methanosarcina vacuolata Z-761 DNA:
- a CDS encoding exosome complex RNA-binding protein Csl4 gives MIRIRKSKTTRKKLTGPSEGKPVAENVTQITSESRDQFKGQSRDQFKAQPREQVKTHPREQSRDQYKSQSRDHFRGHPREQLKGQSRTQSKDQFRGDQGKKRRFPYQKKGSRERSDLPEPRVPYETKTPEEELEKGGFVLPGELVGTTEEFKPGEGTTVSAGDIYSTATGNVLIDRKARVVSVRPRTLTPNILKVGDIVYGKITDVRESGAMVEVAGIEGKEEREIVNVRSGDIHVSNVRDSYVKRLSDEFRPYDIVRARVLDTERIRLTTAEDSLGVVKAYCSNCKGELVLEGKKLKCPVCNMTETRKISTEYGKGIK, from the coding sequence ATGATTAGAATTAGAAAAAGTAAAACTACGAGAAAAAAATTGACTGGCCCGAGCGAAGGAAAGCCGGTTGCCGAAAATGTAACTCAAATTACTTCAGAAAGCAGAGACCAATTCAAAGGCCAGTCGAGAGATCAGTTTAAGGCCCAGCCCAGGGAACAGGTTAAAACTCACCCAAGGGAGCAGTCCAGAGATCAATATAAGAGCCAATCAAGAGATCATTTCAGGGGGCATCCTAGAGAACAATTAAAAGGTCAGTCCAGGACTCAGTCAAAGGACCAGTTCAGGGGAGACCAGGGCAAGAAAAGAAGGTTCCCTTACCAGAAAAAAGGCTCAAGGGAAAGATCGGATCTGCCTGAACCCAGAGTTCCTTACGAAACCAAGACTCCGGAAGAAGAGCTTGAAAAAGGAGGTTTTGTGCTTCCTGGAGAGCTTGTGGGAACGACTGAAGAGTTCAAGCCCGGGGAAGGGACAACTGTGTCTGCCGGAGATATTTACTCTACAGCTACCGGAAATGTACTTATTGACAGGAAAGCCAGAGTAGTTTCGGTCAGGCCACGCACACTCACTCCGAATATTCTTAAAGTAGGAGATATTGTCTATGGAAAGATAACTGACGTGCGCGAATCCGGAGCAATGGTGGAAGTTGCAGGAATTGAAGGCAAAGAAGAAAGGGAAATTGTCAATGTGCGTTCGGGAGACATCCATGTGTCGAATGTGCGAGACTCTTACGTTAAAAGACTTTCAGATGAGTTCAGACCTTATGATATAGTCAGGGCCAGGGTTCTCGACACTGAAAGAATACGCCTTACAACAGCTGAGGATTCCCTGGGAGTTGTAAAAGCCTACTGTTCAAACTGCAAAGGAGAACTCGTGCTTGAAGGGAAAAAGCTTAAATGCCCCGTCTGCAATATGACCGAAACTCGCAAAATCTCAACCGAGTACGGAAAAGGAATAAAATAA
- a CDS encoding DNA-directed RNA polymerase subunit L, whose product MELNILSKTDNELEVELKGETHTLLNILKDLLIKDQRVEIAFYDMKYVSISDPILYIKTDGTNPIEVLKDAASKIITQCDEFTDVFSKAVNA is encoded by the coding sequence ATGGAACTGAACATTCTCTCCAAAACAGACAATGAGCTTGAAGTCGAGCTCAAAGGCGAGACACATACCCTTCTAAATATACTTAAGGATCTTCTGATTAAAGACCAGAGGGTTGAGATCGCCTTCTATGATATGAAGTACGTAAGTATCAGTGACCCGATCCTTTACATCAAAACCGATGGTACAAACCCTATTGAGGTCTTAAAGGACGCTGCTTCGAAAATAATAACTCAGTGCGACGAATTTACTGATGTCTTTAGCAAAGCAGTAAACGCCTGA
- the pscS gene encoding O-phospho-L-seryl-tRNA:Cys-tRNA synthase, translating to MKLDDSSLQKFGFIKRETLGSINIDPLQTGGRLTEAAKQALVEWGDGYSVCDFCGGVLDQIKKPPIYDFVHKALPEFLGCDEARVTNGARESKFAVMHSIGKPGDWIVLDGLAHYSSYVAAERAGLNIKTVPHSGSPDYYLDPEGYATAIEEVTKESGKPPALALVTYPDGSYGNLPDAGKIASVCHEYDVPLLLNGAYAVGRMPVSAKEFGADFIAGSGHKSMAASGPVGVLGVSEEYAPIVFRKSKHNKVKEVELLGCTARGATVMTLIASFPDVVKRVRNWDQEVENARWFSARLEGMGFIQRGQKPHSHDLMFFEAPRFYEISEKVKNGRYFLYKDLKARNIHGIKSGLTKYFKLSTFGLGKEKLEAVADSFEDILKKYEDI from the coding sequence ATGAAACTTGATGACTCATCCCTTCAGAAGTTCGGTTTTATAAAAAGAGAGACCCTTGGTAGTATAAATATCGACCCTCTTCAGACAGGCGGGCGGTTGACTGAGGCTGCAAAACAGGCTCTTGTAGAGTGGGGAGACGGATATTCTGTATGTGATTTCTGCGGAGGGGTTCTGGATCAGATAAAAAAGCCTCCAATTTATGATTTCGTACATAAGGCCCTTCCAGAGTTTCTGGGCTGTGATGAAGCAAGAGTCACAAATGGTGCACGGGAGTCCAAGTTTGCTGTCATGCATTCTATTGGAAAGCCGGGTGACTGGATTGTACTCGATGGACTTGCCCATTACTCTTCATATGTTGCAGCCGAAAGAGCAGGCCTTAATATCAAAACCGTACCGCATTCAGGCAGTCCCGACTATTACCTTGACCCTGAAGGGTATGCCACAGCAATAGAAGAGGTTACAAAGGAAAGTGGAAAACCGCCGGCTCTTGCACTTGTAACTTACCCGGACGGAAGTTATGGAAACCTACCTGATGCAGGAAAGATAGCGTCGGTCTGCCACGAATACGACGTCCCTCTCCTTCTAAATGGTGCATATGCCGTCGGAAGAATGCCGGTATCTGCAAAAGAATTCGGTGCAGACTTTATTGCAGGCAGCGGGCATAAATCGATGGCCGCATCCGGACCTGTCGGAGTTCTCGGGGTAAGTGAAGAGTATGCTCCTATCGTGTTCAGGAAATCCAAACATAACAAGGTAAAAGAAGTTGAGCTTCTGGGGTGCACGGCAAGGGGCGCTACGGTTATGACCCTTATTGCATCTTTCCCGGATGTGGTAAAGCGTGTTAGGAACTGGGACCAGGAGGTCGAAAATGCTCGCTGGTTCTCGGCAAGGCTTGAGGGAATGGGCTTTATCCAGCGCGGGCAAAAACCCCATTCTCATGACCTTATGTTCTTTGAAGCTCCACGCTTCTATGAAATCTCCGAGAAAGTCAAGAACGGAAGATACTTCCTCTATAAGGATCTCAAAGCACGCAATATTCACGGTATCAAGTCCGGGCTTACCAAATATTTCAAACTCAGTACTTTCGGGCTTGGGAAGGAAAAACTTGAAGCTGTAGCGGACTCCTTTGAGGATATCCTGAAAAAATATGAAGATATTTAA
- the lysA gene encoding diaminopimelate decarboxylase, whose translation MVSKDLPFTKEKIQEIIKKYPTPFHIYDEKAILKNAEKMKAAFREVPGFKEFFAVKALPNPFILKILRKEGFGADCSSLPELILAEKAGIAGENIMFSSNDTPAEEFLKAKELGAYINLDDISHIDYLEKYAGLPEIVCFRYNPGPLKEGNAIIGKPEEAKYGFTRDQLFEGYRILRDRGVKRFGMHTMVASNELNADYFVETARILFELIVEISKELNINFEFVNLGGGIGIPYRPEQEPVSFEAVAKGVKKAYEATITANGLYPLKVFLECGRVITGPYGYLITQVRHLKHTYKDYVGMDSCMANLMRPGIYGAYHHITVLGKENEAPVHKYDVTGSLCENNDKFAIDRPLPKIEIGDILAIHDTGAHGHAMGFNYNGKLRSAELLLRKDGSVVQIRRAETIEDYFATLDFEALKGFK comes from the coding sequence ATGGTTTCAAAGGACCTTCCCTTCACCAAAGAAAAAATTCAGGAAATAATTAAAAAGTATCCCACCCCGTTTCATATATACGATGAGAAAGCCATTCTGAAAAATGCGGAGAAAATGAAAGCAGCTTTCAGGGAGGTTCCGGGTTTTAAAGAATTTTTTGCTGTAAAAGCCCTTCCAAATCCCTTTATTCTTAAAATCTTGAGAAAAGAAGGTTTTGGTGCGGATTGCAGTTCTTTACCGGAGTTAATTCTTGCTGAAAAAGCAGGAATTGCTGGGGAAAACATAATGTTTAGCTCAAACGATACTCCTGCTGAAGAGTTTCTGAAGGCAAAAGAGCTTGGAGCATACATAAACCTTGATGACATAAGCCATATTGACTACCTTGAAAAGTATGCCGGACTTCCTGAAATTGTCTGTTTCAGGTATAATCCTGGCCCTCTTAAGGAAGGAAATGCTATTATAGGAAAGCCTGAAGAAGCAAAGTACGGCTTTACGAGAGACCAGCTTTTTGAAGGCTACCGCATACTCAGGGACAGGGGAGTAAAGCGGTTCGGAATGCACACGATGGTGGCTTCGAATGAACTAAATGCTGATTACTTTGTGGAAACCGCAAGAATCCTCTTTGAACTTATAGTTGAAATCTCAAAAGAACTCAACATAAATTTCGAGTTTGTGAACCTCGGCGGAGGCATAGGCATCCCCTACAGGCCTGAACAAGAACCTGTTTCATTCGAAGCCGTGGCAAAAGGTGTCAAAAAGGCTTACGAAGCCACAATCACGGCTAACGGGCTTTATCCTCTCAAAGTCTTCCTGGAATGCGGCCGTGTAATTACAGGTCCATATGGCTACCTGATTACCCAGGTTCGGCACCTCAAACACACCTATAAGGACTATGTCGGGATGGACTCCTGTATGGCCAACCTGATGCGGCCGGGCATTTACGGAGCCTATCACCATATAACAGTGCTCGGAAAGGAAAACGAGGCTCCTGTCCATAAGTATGACGTAACCGGCTCCCTCTGTGAGAATAATGACAAATTCGCAATTGATAGGCCGCTTCCTAAAATTGAAATCGGAGATATCCTCGCAATCCACGACACAGGAGCTCACGGACACGCTATGGGCTTCAATTACAACGGAAAGCTCCGTTCTGCCGAACTCCTTCTCAGGAAGGACGGAAGTGTTGTGCAGATCAGGAGAGCCGAAACTATTGAGGACTACTTTGCAACCCTGGATTTCGAAGCCCTGAAGGGTTTCAAGTAA